The following coding sequences lie in one Tachysurus fulvidraco isolate hzauxx_2018 chromosome 19, HZAU_PFXX_2.0, whole genome shotgun sequence genomic window:
- the LOC113635318 gene encoding B-cell receptor CD22-like, with product MNREMKSVKKLIIIYSLFQAVLCREFSISLPERTEALRGLCVLTPCSFQIEKGFDEDLQGDPTGIWLTNGTKENNKVFNSKVATENKIEGEIIGDLLMKNCTTIFYNISESDRGTYYFRLEATGGLKNTYTTSVSVRVQKSPIRPSITLYKEDQGEVEDHNEVVEGTSLSLICSARSPCPFKPPIITWSFLPEERRQEQNHNTSFSSSKLNFNITHLHHGLDFTCTATYQLQNLNKSVQSSHALHVLYGPRNTSVSVSPSDSVLLGSSVSLSCSSDANPAVLNYTWYRENGEQIGTGDHLTINTTDSTHSGLYYCRARNQHRDHNTSVFLDVQYAPQVSPSSSCNSTQDLIMCSCEVHGNPSLHCSGVSMDKLFTSLRPHRSERNLWVTRV from the exons ATGAACAGAGAAATGAAATCAGTGAAGAAGCTCATCATCATTTACTCTCTATTTCAAG ctgttTTGTGTAGAGAATTCTCCATCAGTCTACCAGAGAGGACAGAAGCTCTGAGAGGACTCTGTGTTCTCACACCCTGCAGTTTTCAGATTGAAAAAGGATTTGACGAAGACCTCCAGGGAGATCCTACAGGAATCTGGTTAACAAATGGCACTAAAGAGAATAACAAAGTCTTTAACTCTAAAGTAGCTACAGAGAACAAGATTGAAGGTGAAATTATTGGAGATCTCCTCATGAAGAACTGCACCACCATCTTCTACAACAtcagtgagagtgacagaggaACATATTACTTTAGATTAGAGGCTACAGGAGGTCTAAAAAACACTTATACAACATCAGTATCAGTAAGAGTTCAAA aATCTCCAATCAGACCCTCAATAACACTGTATAAGGAGGATCAGGGGGAGGTGGAGGACCACAATGAGGTGGTGGAGGGAACTTCACTGAGTCTCATTTGCTCTGCTCGATCTCCATGTCCCTTCAAACCCCCTATTATTACATGGAGCTTCCTGCCTGAGGAGAGAAGACAGGAGCAGAACCACAACACCAGCTTCAGCTCCTCAAAGCTGAACTTCAACATTACTCACCTGCATCATGGACTCGATTTCACCTGCACTGCCACCTACCAGCTCCAGAACCTTAACAAATCAGTACAGAGCTCTCATGCTCTACATGTTCTGT ATGGTCCTAGAAacacatcagtatcagtgtctccATCTGATTCAGTACTTTTGGGCAGTTCAGTGTCTCTGAGTTGTAGCAGTGATGCAAACCCAGCAGTGCTGAACTACACCTGGTACAGAGAGAACGGAGAGCAGATAGGAACCGGAGACCATCTCACCATCAACACGACTGATTCTACACACAGTGGTTTATATTACTGTAGAGCTCGAAACCAGCACAGAGATCACAACACATCTGTGTTCCTGGATGTTCAGT atgctCCTCAGgtctctccatcctccagctGTAACAGCACTCAGGACTTGATCATGTGTTCCTGTGAGGTTCATGGAAACCCATCTCTACACTGCAGTGGAGTCTCTATGGACAAACTGTTCACCTCTCTGAGGCCACACAGATCAGAGAGGAACCTGTGGGTGACTCGGGTTTAA
- the LOC125139591 gene encoding chitin biosynthesis protein CHS5-like, whose product MWTHYRPSSGSLSLSGSPSLCWRYWSSHLQINAIVQENKYRVDTYPSLELSAVQDSNRDVQESNRDVQESNRDVQHSNRDVQESNRDVQDSNRDVQESNRDVQDSNRDVQDSNRDVQDSNRASWEENTAHVLLLE is encoded by the exons ATGTGGACACACTACAGACCCTcatctggttctctctctctctctggttctcCTTCACTGTGTTGGCGTTATTGGAGTTCTCATCTACAAATTAATGCA ATTGTCcaggaaaataaat ACAGAGTAGATACGTACCCTTCTCTGGAGCTCTCTGCTGTTCAGGACTCTAACAGAGATGTTCAGGAGTCTAACAGAGATGTTCAGGAGTCTAACAGAGATGTTCAGCACTCTAACAGAGATGTTCAGGAGTCTAACAGAGATGTTCAGGACTCTAACAGAGATGTTCAGGAGTCTAACAGAGATGTTCAGGACTCTAACAGAGATGTTCAGGACTCTAACAGAGATGTTCAGGACTCTAACAGAG CCTCATGGGAAGAAAACACAGCACACGTCTTACTGTTAGAGTAA